From the Eschrichtius robustus isolate mEscRob2 chromosome 3, mEscRob2.pri, whole genome shotgun sequence genome, the window TTCCAGCTACCACGGGCTAGCCAGGCGATGTCACAGCAGAAGCAGCAATCTCAGGAGACGCCAAGTGCTCTCAGATGCCCCCCTCCCCAAGGCCCAAATCCTTCCCTGGTTTCCTGCTCCACTCCTTGAGCTCCCTGTACAGGAGGCTGTAGTTCTGTTTCCCAAAGGGCCTGGCATCAGAGCCCGGCAGGCTCTTGGAGGGCTCGCCGGAAGCCCCACTGCCTCAGGGGTGGCACAACCTACCACATCAAAGAGGAGGAGTGTTAAGGAGTATTAAGGTGACTGGCCCAGAAGAGGGGGCACGAGGACAGCTGCTCTGGCCCCACCCGGGTCTCCAGCACTCATTCACTGGAAGCTCAGGCCCCTCCCTCTCATTTGCGCTGGGAAACACCTCCTGGCGCCCCTGCACTTAGGAGGCCAGAACTCTGCTAAGCTGTACTTCCGCATCTGTCCTCCACCCACCCCTTCAGCTCAGCACCAACACAACTGCTTTGGAGCTGCGGCTGCTGTGAACACTTGAGGTTTCTGCTCAGACGTGCTGAGACTTCTGCAGGTGGAGGctgcccttcctttcctcctaaGAGAGTTGAGGATGTTTTAAAGAGACAGGTGGTTTGAGACTTATGTCTGAGTTCTCAGCATCCTCACATCCATTGACCTGTGTCATCCCCTGATCCTAGCACTGAAGGCATCAATGTAATAAACATATGCTGAaaacctactgtgtaccaggctctGTGTTCACAGATTAAGTTGGAGATTTGTCTCTGCTCTAGAAAaccttacagtctagtgggagaaGCAAAGTACACTCCAGACTGAAATATGTAgactaataaatataattttaagctgATTGacatacttatttttttcttactttgcaTCTAAAAGAacttaaagggggaaaaaaagtaagaaaggtCAAGGACAGCAGGGAGAGACTCATCCTGATGGTGTAGGTCAAAGGTGGCTTCCTGGGCCTTGGAGGGAGAAATTCAAAACAGAGAGAGCACACCACTTGTGGGAGAGAAGAATAGGCTCCCCGGGGTAGGATAGGAAGCATTTAAACAGGGCCTTTAAAGATAAGCAGACTTTGGTACTGGGGGTGCGATGAGGAGGAAGAATCTTCCAGGTGGAAGATACAGCACAATGGAATGCAAGGCAAATGGGGTACTTGCCAATGACATGGATTTCAATTTGGCTGGATTGCCAGGTGTAGGATGATAATGTGGGACAGTTCATAACTCCAATTCCTTATGAAAACTCAAACCAACTGAATTTGCTGAACTTAAGGTTTAAAACTCCAGCTACCAAAAGATTGTACCCAAGCTCAGAGTCTATCAGTCTGGGATTGAGGGGACCTGAGGTAAAGTATAGAGGCCTGGAGAGGCTTGAGGTTCAACTATGTTGCATATCAGTATAAGTTTCATGTGAAAATTTTAGCTGATTCTTATTTTCTGGGGGACACTG encodes:
- the LCE6A gene encoding LOW QUALITY PROTEIN: late cornified envelope protein 6A (The sequence of the model RefSeq protein was modified relative to this genomic sequence to represent the inferred CDS: substituted 1 base at 1 genomic stop codon), translating into MSQQKQQSQETPSALRCPPPQGPNPSLVSCSTPXAPCTGGCSSVSQRAWHQSPAGSWRARRKPHCLRGGTTYHIKEEEC